The following DNA comes from Nocardia sp. XZ_19_385.
TGACGACGACCAGGCGGACGAGATTCGCGCGTATCAGCGCAATATCGAGGATCCGCCCGAGCATCTGCGGATCCGCGACCGCGAGAACGAAGCCGACGGCAGGCTCGGGATCGGCGAGGAGCTCCAGCAGGAGTGGAATCGCGGCGACCGGGCCACCGAAGCCCGGCGCGAGGACGAACGACCCGCCGAGGTGGCGGCGGTAGACATCATCGATGACGCGGATCTGTAAAGATTTCCCCCGATAGCGATTGCGCATAGTGACTTTGTTCTGAAGTGGCACTCGGCAGCTGACCCGTACTTCACACGAGGAGCGCTATGACCAACCCGCAGAACCCGGATGAGTCGCCGGAACCGCTGACCGGCAGTGCTCCGCAGTCGGGGCAGGAATCCGACCCGACTCCCTCGCTATCGAAGCCGGATCCGGCCGAATCCAAGCCGAATCCGGCCGAAGAGACGATGATCCTGCCCGCCGGGACGGAGTGGGCCGCGCCCGCGTCGTCGGAGCAGTGGTCGCCGGAGTCGACCTCCGGCGAGTCCTCGACACCGGGTCAGCCGAGGTACACCGGCAGCGGGTCGGCCTACCCGGGCGGCGAGAGTTACCCGCAGACACCCGGGTCCGCGCCGCAAGCCGGAGGTTATCCCCCGTATCCGGAGCAGTCCTGGCAGCAGGGGCAGCAGGCTTACTCGCAGAACCAGCCGTACCAGGGTCAGCCATACGAGGGTCAGCCGTATCAGCAAGGGCAGGCGTATCAGCAGGGTCAGCCGCAACAAGGGCAGCCGTACCAGCAGAGTCAGCCCTACCAGCAGGGGCAGCCCTATCCGCCCGGTTCGCAAACCGGTGGCTACCCGCAGTATCCGGGCCAGCCGCAGCAGCCGGGCCAGCCGTACCCCTACCAGTCAGGCCAGTACCCGCAGGGTGCCTACGGTGCCCCGCAGCAGCAGTCCGGCACGCAGCTGTTTTCGATCATCGGCTTCGTCTGCGCCGCGCTCGCGCTGTTCTTCTGCCCGATCCTGTTCGGCCCCGCGGGCATCATCCTGGGCTTGGTCGGCCGCAACAAGGGCGAGTCGCTGGGCAAGTGGGCGGCCATCGCCTCGGCGGTGTGCCTGGTCCTGGGCCTGCTCTTCGCCTTCTTCGTCTGGGGCGGCGTGATCGACAACGACTACTACAACGACCGCGACACCTACTGACAGGCTCATGCCTTAGGTTCGAGGCATGAGCTTCAGTGGGTTTCCCCTGGCGGGACTGGACTTCTACGAAGATTTGGAAGCCGACAACTCCAAGACGTTCTGGACTGCGCACAAGCACGTCTACGACGAGTCGGTGCGCGCGCCGATGCTCGCCTTGGCCGCCGACCTGGAAGCGGACTTCGGGACCGCGAAGATCTTTCGCCCATACCGTGACGTGCGGTTTTCCAAAGACAAGGTGCCTTACAAAGACCATCAGGGCGCGGTCGTGAGCCCCGCGCCCGGTGTCGGCTGGTACGTGCAGATCGGCGCGGCCGGGCTGTTCGTCGCCGGTGGCCTCTGGACCGGCACGCCCACCCAGCTCGCCCAGCTGCGCGCCACCATCGACGACGAGGTGCGCGGTGCCGAACTGGAAGCGATTCTGGCCGAGCTCAGCAAGGCGGGTTTCCCCCTCGGCGGCGAGAAACTGAAAACCAAACCCAAGGGCTACGAGGCCGACCACCCGCGTATCGACCTGCTCCGGCACAAGGCGATCACTTGCAGCAAGGAGTTCGGCGCGCCCGACTGGCTGAATACCCCGCGCGCGGGCAAGGAGATCCGCAAGTCCTGGGAAACGATGCGCCCCTTGGTCGAATGGCTCACCGCCGTCGCCGGCTAGTGCAGATGGATGGCGGTAGCGGCGCGCCGCAGCTTTCCGGAGGACGTCTTCGGTAGTGCGCCGGGCCCGAGGACCGCGACGGTGCGCGGCCGCACGCCGACCTCCGACACCACCTCGTGCACGATCTCGCGTTCCATCCGCTTGACCTCGTCGGTGTTCTGGTGATCGTTGGATTCGACTACGACAGCGAAGCTTTCGCGCTTCTGTCCCGCGTCCAAACGCACCGCGACCGCGTTGCCCG
Coding sequences within:
- a CDS encoding phage holin family protein; protein product: MTNPQNPDESPEPLTGSAPQSGQESDPTPSLSKPDPAESKPNPAEETMILPAGTEWAAPASSEQWSPESTSGESSTPGQPRYTGSGSAYPGGESYPQTPGSAPQAGGYPPYPEQSWQQGQQAYSQNQPYQGQPYEGQPYQQGQAYQQGQPQQGQPYQQSQPYQQGQPYPPGSQTGGYPQYPGQPQQPGQPYPYQSGQYPQGAYGAPQQQSGTQLFSIIGFVCAALALFFCPILFGPAGIILGLVGRNKGESLGKWAAIASAVCLVLGLLFAFFVWGGVIDNDYYNDRDTY
- a CDS encoding DUF2461 domain-containing protein translates to MSFSGFPLAGLDFYEDLEADNSKTFWTAHKHVYDESVRAPMLALAADLEADFGTAKIFRPYRDVRFSKDKVPYKDHQGAVVSPAPGVGWYVQIGAAGLFVAGGLWTGTPTQLAQLRATIDDEVRGAELEAILAELSKAGFPLGGEKLKTKPKGYEADHPRIDLLRHKAITCSKEFGAPDWLNTPRAGKEIRKSWETMRPLVEWLTAVAG